In Prescottella soli, a genomic segment contains:
- a CDS encoding mycofactocin-coupled SDR family oxidoreductase, whose translation MGQLEGRTAFVTGAARGQGRAHALALAAEGADVFGIDICADVATVPYPLATVDELDETRRLVEALGVRCRTAVVDVRDGAAVDAAVATAIAELGKIDICIANAGVCAFAKTWELTDEMWGAVVDTNLTGVFKTLRAVAPHMIEQGYGRIVATSSMGGHMGTPNLSHYVAAKWGVIGLVKTLALELARYGITVNAVCPGSVDTPMVHNEAFYGLFAPDIEHPTRETVESRYASITPMRVPWMAPEDISHAVLYLVSEQARYVTGTSLDVSAGSSALMP comes from the coding sequence ATGGGACAGCTCGAAGGCAGGACGGCGTTCGTGACCGGCGCGGCGCGCGGGCAGGGCCGGGCGCACGCGCTCGCCCTCGCCGCGGAGGGCGCCGACGTGTTCGGCATCGACATCTGCGCCGACGTGGCGACCGTGCCGTACCCGTTGGCGACCGTCGACGAACTCGACGAGACCCGCCGGCTGGTCGAGGCGCTCGGCGTCCGGTGCCGGACCGCGGTGGTGGACGTGCGCGACGGGGCGGCGGTGGACGCGGCCGTCGCCACCGCGATCGCCGAGCTCGGCAAGATCGACATCTGCATCGCGAACGCGGGGGTGTGTGCGTTCGCGAAGACGTGGGAGCTCACCGACGAGATGTGGGGCGCCGTGGTCGACACCAACCTGACCGGTGTCTTCAAGACGCTGCGCGCGGTGGCACCGCACATGATCGAACAGGGATACGGACGCATCGTCGCGACGTCGTCGATGGGCGGGCACATGGGCACCCCGAACCTGTCGCACTACGTGGCCGCCAAGTGGGGCGTGATCGGGCTCGTGAAGACCCTGGCCCTGGAACTCGCCCGGTACGGGATCACCGTCAACGCGGTGTGCCCGGGCTCGGTCGACACCCCGATGGTCCACAACGAGGCGTTCTACGGACTGTTCGCTCCGGACATCGAGCACCCGACGCGGGAGACCGTCGAATCGCGGTACGCCTCGATCACGCCGATGCGGGTGCCGTGGATGGCCCCGGAGGACATCTCGCACGCGGTCCTCTATCTGGTGTCGGAGCAGGCGCGCTACGTCACCGGGACGTCGCTGGACGTCAGTGCCGGCAGTTCGGCGCTCATGCCCTGA
- a CDS encoding DUF4185 domain-containing protein, translating to MSTRLTAVAAVALLGSAVVAGTAGVATAEPLPGGAPGAGPCASELSHHLESIIPERLEVPVPYPVITPVPYPAPEPPTTRIASEPLPDDPCADPCPDLTDAVPPPSSLSTDLGIPQIGLKPTPFHFGIPIPGPDPDPLPPPPDPADPGVESAPRTPAPPTPRIGKVDRVAKLTGAGSVNRTDKRWQVQGTDLGIMWESAPGQVAIAFGDTIGKGFHPPGGQGDDWRSNVLAFSTDQDLSDGMTFDSMVQDGRCHAAELLSSRKMDNVEITTIPTSGFAIGDRQYMSYMSIRTWNSIPGTWWTNHGGIAYSDDGGSTWVKDPYAQWDNIFGVTNFQVAAMVPAGDYVYMFGTPNTRLGAVGLARVPKDQVLNKSAYQYWQNGSWTPVGGYTAATPIVHGPVAELSVHYDESTDKWQMSYLDTAKTAIVLREADSPQGEWSDGAPMVSVVDYPELYGGFIHPWSRDNDLYFTISTWSDYNVFLMRARINE from the coding sequence ATGTCGACCAGGCTGACGGCGGTGGCGGCGGTCGCGCTGCTCGGATCTGCGGTGGTGGCGGGCACCGCGGGGGTAGCGACGGCCGAGCCGCTGCCGGGCGGTGCGCCGGGCGCCGGGCCGTGCGCGTCGGAGCTGTCGCACCACCTCGAGTCGATCATTCCCGAACGCCTCGAGGTGCCGGTCCCGTATCCGGTGATCACGCCGGTGCCCTACCCGGCCCCGGAGCCGCCGACCACCCGGATCGCGTCCGAGCCGCTGCCGGACGATCCGTGCGCCGACCCGTGCCCGGATCTGACGGACGCGGTTCCGCCGCCGTCGTCGCTGTCGACCGACCTGGGGATCCCGCAGATCGGGCTCAAGCCGACCCCGTTCCACTTCGGCATCCCGATCCCGGGGCCGGACCCCGACCCGCTGCCCCCGCCGCCGGATCCGGCGGACCCCGGTGTCGAGTCGGCGCCGCGCACCCCGGCCCCGCCGACGCCGCGGATCGGCAAGGTGGACCGGGTCGCGAAGCTGACGGGCGCGGGCTCGGTGAACCGCACCGACAAGCGCTGGCAGGTGCAGGGCACCGACCTGGGCATCATGTGGGAGAGCGCGCCCGGGCAGGTCGCGATCGCCTTCGGCGACACCATCGGCAAGGGGTTCCACCCGCCGGGCGGTCAGGGCGACGACTGGCGCAGCAACGTCCTCGCTTTCAGCACCGACCAGGACCTTTCGGACGGAATGACTTTCGACTCGATGGTGCAGGACGGCCGGTGCCACGCCGCGGAACTCCTCAGCAGCCGCAAGATGGACAACGTCGAGATCACCACCATCCCCACGTCGGGGTTCGCGATCGGTGACCGGCAGTACATGAGCTACATGTCCATTCGCACGTGGAACAGCATCCCCGGCACGTGGTGGACCAACCACGGCGGCATCGCCTACTCCGACGACGGCGGCTCCACGTGGGTGAAGGATCCGTACGCTCAGTGGGACAACATCTTCGGTGTCACCAACTTCCAGGTCGCGGCGATGGTGCCGGCTGGGGACTACGTGTACATGTTCGGTACCCCCAACACCCGGCTCGGTGCGGTGGGCCTGGCGCGGGTGCCCAAGGACCAGGTGCTGAACAAGTCGGCGTACCAGTACTGGCAGAACGGGAGCTGGACTCCCGTCGGCGGGTACACCGCCGCCACGCCGATCGTGCACGGCCCGGTCGCCGAACTGTCGGTGCACTACGACGAGTCCACCGACAAGTGGCAGATGTCGTACCTCGACACCGCGAAGACGGCAATCGTTCTGCGCGAAGCGGATTCGCCTCAGGGTGAGTGGTCCGACGGTGCACCCATGGTGTCGGTGGTGGACTATCCGGAACTCTACGGCGGCTTCATCCACCCGTGGTCGCGCGACAACGACCTGTACTTCACGATCTCGACGTGGTCGGACTACAACGTCTTCCTGATGCGGGCCCGGATCAACGAATAG
- a CDS encoding alpha/beta hydrolase family protein: MSALGEPFHLDDEGVQGYLHHPGADPVGKLVLAHGAGGDCDAKLLQAMAAGFAEGGLLVLRYNLPFRQRRGSGPPNQAHAGQDRDGIVAAADAIRGLADGPMILAGHSYGGRQSTMLAAERPDVADGLVLLSYPLHSPGKPEKQRTEHLPDLRTPSLFVHGDRDPFGTPDEMRTALDLIPAQHRLILIEGGRHGLDPDRADVVAQTVAAAADLFAIR, from the coding sequence ATGAGTGCGCTGGGCGAACCGTTCCATCTCGACGACGAAGGCGTGCAGGGCTACCTGCACCACCCCGGCGCGGATCCGGTCGGAAAGCTGGTCCTCGCGCACGGGGCCGGCGGCGACTGCGACGCAAAACTGTTGCAGGCCATGGCGGCCGGCTTCGCCGAAGGCGGACTCCTGGTGCTGCGCTACAACCTGCCGTTCCGGCAGCGTCGCGGATCCGGGCCGCCCAACCAGGCCCACGCCGGCCAGGACCGGGACGGCATCGTCGCCGCGGCCGACGCGATCCGCGGCCTCGCCGACGGCCCGATGATCCTGGCGGGCCACTCGTACGGCGGGCGCCAGTCGACGATGCTGGCCGCCGAACGCCCCGACGTCGCGGACGGTCTGGTGCTGCTGTCGTATCCGCTGCACTCGCCGGGCAAGCCGGAGAAGCAGCGCACCGAGCACCTACCGGACCTGCGGACGCCGTCGCTGTTCGTGCACGGCGACCGCGACCCGTTCGGCACGCCCGACGAGATGCGCACCGCGCTCGACCTGATCCCGGCCCAGCACCGGCTGATCCTGATCGAGGGCGGCCGCCACGGCCTCGATCCCGACCGCGCCGACGTCGTCGCGCAAACCGTCGCGGCCGCCGCCGACCTGTTCGCTATTCGTTGA
- a CDS encoding SDR family oxidoreductase, with amino-acid sequence MQRLRVLVTGATGYIGGRLTPRLLAAGHDVRVLVRSPDKLRDIPWARRVEIVRGDLGDPDSLRAATAGIDVVYYLVHSMGGAREFVETERVEASNMAAAAREAGVGRFVYLGGLHPENTELSPHMRSRAQVGRILTESGVATLVLQAGVVIGSGSASFEMIRHLTNRLPVMTTPRWVNNRIQPIAVRDVLYYLVRAADAPLPRSRAYDIGGPDVLTYGDMMKVYAEVAGLRRRRVLVLPVLTPRLAGLWIGLVTPIPSVLGRALIESLHDDAVIADRDIDDVVPPPQRGLTSYPTAVRLALRRIRDGEVETNWASASPVGAPSDPLPSDPDWAEEAVYTDVRSAECDADADTLWQVVESIGGENGWYSFPLAWVVRGWLDRLVGGVGLTRGRRDARRLNTGDPLDFWRVEWIDRGSLLRLRAEMRTPGGAWLEWQVSADGPNRSRLDQRAIFFPKGLAGRLYWYSILPFHGIIFKGMLANITGAAARECTAAG; translated from the coding sequence GTGCAGCGGCTGCGGGTGCTGGTCACCGGCGCCACCGGATACATCGGTGGCCGCCTGACGCCGCGCTTGCTCGCCGCGGGCCATGACGTGCGTGTGTTGGTGCGCTCTCCCGACAAACTGCGCGACATTCCGTGGGCCCGCCGGGTGGAGATCGTCCGCGGCGACCTGGGCGACCCGGATTCCCTCCGCGCCGCGACCGCCGGGATCGACGTCGTCTACTACCTGGTGCACTCGATGGGCGGGGCGCGGGAGTTCGTGGAGACCGAGCGGGTGGAGGCGTCGAACATGGCGGCGGCCGCCCGCGAGGCCGGCGTGGGCCGATTCGTCTATCTCGGCGGGCTGCATCCGGAGAACACCGAACTGTCCCCGCACATGCGTTCGCGCGCGCAGGTCGGCCGCATCCTGACGGAGTCGGGCGTAGCGACCCTCGTGTTGCAGGCCGGGGTGGTTATCGGATCGGGGTCGGCGTCGTTCGAGATGATCCGGCATCTGACCAACCGCCTCCCGGTGATGACGACCCCCCGATGGGTGAACAACCGGATTCAACCGATCGCAGTGCGCGATGTCCTGTACTACCTGGTGAGGGCGGCCGACGCTCCGCTGCCGCGCAGCCGCGCCTACGACATCGGTGGCCCCGACGTCCTGACCTACGGCGACATGATGAAGGTGTACGCGGAGGTCGCGGGGCTGCGCCGCCGCCGTGTGCTGGTGCTCCCGGTGCTCACGCCGCGGTTGGCGGGCCTGTGGATCGGGCTGGTCACCCCCATCCCGAGCGTGCTCGGGCGGGCACTGATCGAATCCCTGCACGACGACGCGGTCATTGCCGACCGCGACATCGACGACGTCGTCCCGCCGCCGCAGAGAGGTCTGACGTCCTATCCGACGGCGGTGCGACTCGCGTTGCGGCGCATCCGGGACGGCGAGGTGGAGACCAACTGGGCCAGTGCGTCGCCGGTGGGGGCGCCGTCGGATCCGCTGCCGTCCGATCCCGACTGGGCGGAGGAGGCCGTCTACACGGACGTTCGCAGCGCGGAGTGCGATGCGGACGCCGACACGCTGTGGCAGGTCGTCGAGAGCATTGGTGGCGAGAACGGTTGGTACTCTTTCCCACTCGCCTGGGTGGTTCGCGGGTGGCTCGACCGCCTGGTGGGCGGTGTCGGGCTGACTCGTGGGCGGCGTGACGCCCGCCGGCTCAACACCGGCGACCCGCTGGACTTCTGGCGGGTGGAGTGGATCGACCGCGGCTCACTGCTGCGGCTGCGGGCCGAGATGCGCACGCCCGGCGGGGCGTGGCTCGAATGGCAGGTGAGCGCGGACGGGCCGAACCGCTCGCGGCTGGACCAGCGCGCGATCTTCTTCCCGAAAGGTCTTGCCGGGCGGCTCTACTGGTATTCGATCCTGCCGTTCCACGGGATCATCTTCAAGGGCATGCTCGCCAACATCACCGGGGCCGCGGCGCGTGAGTGCACCGCGGCCGGGTGA
- a CDS encoding alcohol dehydrogenase catalytic domain-containing protein: MRAAQFQQGTFTVSEIADAPALAPHQVRIAVVACGICGSDLSMSKDPCRFVDVARGGGYPLATFDPDRPVVLGHEYAGIVSETGSAVDDFAIGDRVAGIGLATDTSTGIPTIIGYSNEYHGAFGDHIVVDAYWVRKVPDSLSLEHATLAEPLHVGEMHMQQSGLTPADSALVIGCGTIGLGAIVAAKARGAQVVIASEPSPKRRELAKKMGADIVVDPGEQDPIELWNQMVAEGNPLVGQATDGILIAYECSGRAGVLGDLLHTLPFNSRIQVLAAPFGDETIIPVVGQFRRISINFGHGPYENAYDITLQRLADGEIDAEAIITDRVGLDGVADAFTALRSPDEHVKILVLPGNGTGR; the protein is encoded by the coding sequence ATGAGGGCCGCACAGTTCCAGCAGGGAACATTCACCGTGTCCGAGATTGCCGACGCGCCGGCACTCGCACCGCATCAGGTCCGCATCGCCGTCGTCGCCTGCGGAATCTGCGGCAGCGACCTGAGCATGTCGAAGGATCCGTGCCGGTTCGTGGACGTCGCACGGGGTGGCGGCTACCCGCTGGCCACCTTCGATCCCGACCGCCCCGTCGTCCTGGGGCACGAGTACGCCGGCATCGTCTCCGAGACAGGCTCGGCGGTGGACGATTTCGCGATCGGCGACCGGGTGGCGGGGATCGGCCTGGCGACCGACACGAGCACCGGGATCCCGACCATCATCGGCTACTCCAACGAGTACCACGGCGCGTTCGGCGATCACATCGTCGTCGACGCGTACTGGGTGCGCAAAGTCCCCGACAGCCTGTCGCTCGAGCACGCGACACTGGCGGAACCGCTCCACGTCGGCGAGATGCACATGCAGCAGTCCGGTCTGACGCCGGCCGACTCGGCACTGGTCATCGGCTGCGGGACCATCGGACTGGGCGCCATCGTCGCCGCGAAGGCCCGCGGGGCACAGGTCGTCATCGCCTCGGAGCCGTCGCCGAAGCGGCGGGAACTCGCGAAGAAGATGGGCGCCGACATCGTCGTCGACCCGGGCGAGCAGGATCCGATCGAACTGTGGAACCAGATGGTCGCCGAGGGCAACCCGCTCGTGGGCCAGGCCACCGACGGCATCCTCATCGCCTACGAATGCAGCGGCCGGGCAGGGGTACTGGGCGACCTGCTGCACACCTTGCCGTTCAACTCGCGCATCCAGGTGCTGGCCGCGCCGTTCGGGGACGAGACGATCATCCCCGTGGTCGGACAGTTCCGACGGATCTCGATCAACTTCGGTCACGGGCCGTACGAAAACGCGTACGACATCACCCTGCAGCGCCTCGCCGACGGCGAGATCGACGCCGAAGCGATCATCACGGACCGCGTCGGCCTCGACGGGGTCGCGGACGCGTTCACCGCACTTCGGTCCCCCGACGAGCACGTCAAGATCCTCGTGCTGCCGGGGAACGGCACCGGCCGATAG
- a CDS encoding LLM class flavin-dependent oxidoreductase, with translation MWSAESIRFGAFLAPYHPLDADPVLQLRRDIDLMQHLDHLGFDEAWMGEHHSTGAEIVPAPDVFIAAAAERTERIRFGTGVMSLPYHHPLITVDRITQLDLQTRGRLIFGTGPGKIPLDAHMMGINPSDQRRRQGEALEAILALLRGEVVDMETDWFTLRDARAQLPTYHPGGIETVTASTISPNGSVLAGTHGLSLLSLAASSPSGFDALDRNWDVYEKVAAEHGHHADRSTWRVVNPMFLAETRADAERAVARRVGSMAAYVNRQTGQNPAWADTPAGIIDQWRNDTLGEFGQAIIGTPEDAIAQVERLIEKTGGFGTFLILHVDMANWEDTKRSYELFASEVVPHFRKRNVGREASLQFAEDNRDYLIGGLVGAITKAHTDYYGQPTAVGGAQA, from the coding sequence ATGTGGTCTGCGGAGTCCATTCGATTCGGAGCCTTCCTCGCCCCCTACCACCCGCTCGACGCCGATCCCGTCCTGCAACTCAGGCGCGACATCGATCTCATGCAGCACCTCGATCACCTGGGATTCGACGAGGCCTGGATGGGTGAGCATCATTCGACCGGCGCCGAGATCGTGCCCGCGCCGGACGTGTTCATCGCGGCCGCCGCCGAACGCACCGAGCGCATCCGGTTCGGCACCGGCGTGATGTCCCTGCCGTACCACCACCCGCTCATCACGGTCGATCGCATCACCCAGCTGGATCTGCAGACCCGCGGCCGGCTGATCTTCGGCACCGGCCCCGGCAAGATCCCTCTCGACGCACACATGATGGGGATCAATCCCTCCGACCAGCGCCGCCGTCAGGGCGAGGCGCTCGAGGCCATCCTCGCGCTGCTCCGCGGCGAGGTCGTCGACATGGAGACCGACTGGTTCACGCTGCGCGACGCCCGCGCCCAGCTTCCGACCTACCACCCCGGTGGCATCGAGACCGTGACGGCCTCCACGATCTCCCCCAACGGCTCGGTTCTCGCCGGCACGCACGGACTCTCGCTGCTCTCGCTGGCGGCGAGTTCGCCCAGCGGATTCGATGCGCTGGACCGCAACTGGGACGTGTACGAGAAGGTGGCCGCCGAGCACGGACACCACGCGGACCGCTCCACGTGGCGCGTGGTCAATCCGATGTTCCTCGCCGAGACCCGGGCCGACGCCGAACGCGCCGTCGCTCGACGCGTCGGATCGATGGCCGCCTACGTGAACCGGCAGACGGGCCAGAACCCGGCGTGGGCCGACACGCCGGCCGGAATCATCGACCAGTGGCGAAACGACACGCTCGGCGAGTTCGGCCAGGCGATCATCGGAACCCCCGAGGACGCCATCGCGCAGGTCGAGCGCCTGATCGAGAAGACCGGCGGGTTCGGCACGTTCCTGATCCTGCACGTCGACATGGCGAACTGGGAGGACACCAAGCGCAGCTACGAGTTGTTCGCATCCGAGGTGGTCCCCCACTTCCGGAAGCGGAACGTCGGACGCGAGGCGAGCCTGCAGTTCGCCGAAGACAATCGCGACTACCTGATCGGCGGGCTGGTCGGCGCCATCACCAAGGCGCACACCGACTACTACGGGCAGCCCACCGCCGTCGGGGGTGCACAGGCATGA
- a CDS encoding TetR/AcrR family transcriptional regulator: protein MTGAKQNRQGDATRARLVKTAERLFAADGVDAVSLRAVNAAAGLGPSSVHYHFGTKDDLLAAVLLDMGAGVRDRIRVNVDELAAAPERPGVESLIRAVTDPYRDLLLRHRTRGMRWMKIVMQIAPQGHPALDATEQDLRDRLLEQVRRAFPDTDAARLESRWAIALMGFIQALGRADDWAPGSSGPSGPSVEWLVDFYEDQVAFLIGGVDRLLGR from the coding sequence ATGACAGGTGCCAAGCAGAATCGGCAGGGCGACGCGACCCGGGCGCGGTTGGTGAAGACTGCCGAGCGCCTCTTCGCCGCGGACGGCGTCGATGCGGTGTCCCTGCGGGCGGTGAACGCGGCCGCGGGACTCGGCCCGTCATCCGTGCACTATCACTTCGGCACCAAGGACGATCTGCTCGCCGCGGTCCTGCTCGACATGGGTGCGGGGGTTCGCGATCGGATCCGGGTCAACGTCGACGAACTCGCCGCGGCACCCGAGCGTCCCGGTGTCGAGTCCCTGATTCGCGCGGTCACCGACCCGTATCGGGATCTGCTGCTGCGGCACCGCACTCGCGGAATGCGATGGATGAAGATCGTCATGCAGATCGCGCCGCAGGGACATCCCGCTCTGGACGCGACGGAACAGGATCTCCGGGACCGGTTGCTCGAGCAGGTACGACGGGCGTTCCCGGACACCGACGCGGCACGGCTGGAATCGCGCTGGGCCATCGCGCTCATGGGTTTCATCCAGGCGCTCGGTCGTGCCGACGACTGGGCTCCGGGGTCGTCGGGGCCGTCGGGGCCGTCGGTCGAATGGCTGGTGGACTTCTACGAAGACCAGGTCGCCTTCCTGATCGGGGGCGTCGACCGTCTCCTCGGTCGATAG
- a CDS encoding lipocalin family protein: MRATRKLTIGLIAAAAMAAVAVPAAALPPGSADPWQPLPPIPFLDVARYVGTWHQLAAVPQPFNLNCARDTRATYGVIDASNISVNNTCTTWTGAADGITGNARVNDPTTNAQLHVSFPSVPMQDSPDGPTNYVVTYIADDYSWALVGDPARFSGFVLSRTPAVTAQRWQEIRGVVESRGYNACLLLTSPTTGGRPDIAPLCTV, from the coding sequence ATGCGCGCCACCCGGAAGCTCACCATCGGGCTGATCGCCGCCGCAGCCATGGCAGCTGTCGCCGTCCCCGCCGCCGCCCTGCCGCCCGGTTCGGCCGATCCGTGGCAGCCACTCCCTCCGATCCCGTTTCTCGACGTCGCCCGCTACGTCGGCACGTGGCACCAGCTCGCGGCAGTGCCGCAGCCGTTCAACCTGAACTGTGCCCGCGACACCCGCGCCACCTACGGCGTGATCGACGCGTCGAACATCAGCGTAAACAACACGTGCACCACGTGGACCGGCGCCGCCGACGGCATCACAGGCAACGCACGCGTCAACGACCCGACGACGAACGCTCAACTGCACGTGAGCTTTCCGTCGGTGCCGATGCAGGACTCTCCCGACGGCCCCACCAACTACGTCGTCACCTACATCGCCGACGACTACTCGTGGGCGCTGGTCGGGGATCCGGCCCGGTTCTCCGGGTTCGTGCTGTCCCGCACCCCGGCGGTGACCGCGCAACGGTGGCAGGAGATCCGCGGCGTCGTCGAGTCGCGCGGCTACAACGCGTGCCTGCTGCTGACCTCGCCCACCACCGGCGGGCGCCCCGACATCGCCCCGCTCTGCACCGTCTGA
- a CDS encoding glycosyltransferase 87 family protein, with translation MGAISLAMIAATILLFTTVDPWMPYTGLFAGGFDLDVYRDGARHAVAGLPLYTDPVIHGLLYTYTPFSTVLFVPFGLLPTGTDKYIWMGINAALLAAIIALCWRMLRYRITVRVVAVSVLLASGCLFLEPVRTTLFFGQINLVLMALVLWDASRGERSRLKGVGVGIAAGIKLTPAYFVLYYLVLRQWRAAAVAVVMIAATVGVGWAVLPRDSWQYWSETFFDSTRIADESHAANQSLRGALARIIGDPAPTWLWLLLVAVAVSVSMWVAARLHRTGETLLSITVAGLTSSVVSPFSWSHHWVWFVPLFVYLAHRALKNSWWWLAIVALFVAAGSWSYRWPDGRVVVGLYLFRPAWAPWDVLVNLYLVAYVAVMGGAAAIAFRRSPATSKTSPSSVPSLPLAA, from the coding sequence ATGGGGGCCATTTCGCTGGCGATGATCGCCGCGACCATTCTGCTGTTCACGACGGTCGATCCGTGGATGCCGTACACCGGCCTGTTCGCAGGGGGCTTCGATCTGGACGTGTACCGGGACGGTGCCCGGCATGCGGTGGCGGGCCTACCGCTCTACACAGATCCGGTGATCCACGGCCTGCTCTATACGTACACACCGTTCTCGACCGTGCTGTTCGTTCCGTTCGGACTGCTCCCGACTGGGACGGACAAGTACATCTGGATGGGGATCAACGCCGCTTTGCTGGCCGCGATCATCGCGTTGTGCTGGCGGATGCTCCGCTACCGCATCACCGTCCGCGTCGTCGCTGTCTCGGTCCTACTCGCGAGCGGCTGCTTGTTCCTCGAACCGGTGCGGACGACGTTGTTCTTCGGCCAGATCAACTTGGTCCTGATGGCGCTGGTGCTCTGGGACGCCTCGCGCGGTGAGCGGAGCCGACTGAAGGGCGTCGGCGTGGGGATCGCCGCGGGAATCAAGCTCACGCCGGCCTACTTCGTCCTCTATTACCTGGTGCTTCGGCAGTGGCGGGCCGCAGCCGTGGCAGTCGTGATGATCGCCGCGACCGTCGGCGTGGGTTGGGCTGTGCTTCCCAGGGATTCGTGGCAGTACTGGAGCGAGACGTTCTTCGATTCCACCCGCATCGCCGACGAGAGTCACGCCGCGAACCAGTCGCTGCGTGGCGCCCTCGCCCGCATCATCGGCGACCCTGCGCCCACGTGGCTGTGGCTTCTGCTTGTCGCAGTGGCGGTCTCGGTGAGCATGTGGGTGGCGGCCCGACTCCACCGCACCGGCGAGACGCTACTCTCGATCACCGTCGCCGGCCTCACCTCTTCAGTGGTGTCTCCGTTCTCCTGGAGCCACCACTGGGTGTGGTTCGTGCCGCTCTTCGTGTACCTCGCGCATCGCGCCCTGAAGAATTCGTGGTGGTGGCTCGCGATAGTCGCGCTCTTCGTCGCCGCGGGATCGTGGTCCTACCGGTGGCCCGACGGCCGAGTTGTGGTCGGCCTCTATCTCTTCCGACCAGCCTGGGCTCCCTGGGACGTTCTCGTGAACCTCTACCTCGTGGCCTACGTCGCCGTCATGGGCGGTGCGGCCGCCATCGCTTTTCGCAGATCACCGGCGACGAGCAAGACCTCTCCGTCCTCAGTCCCCAGCCTTCCCCTGGCAGCGTGA